CGATATAAACAGCAGGGGCCGTCGAAGGCCCGCGGAGGTGGCCATGGTTAGCGGATCACAGAGGCTCGAGCGCAAACTGCCGATCGCCACGTGCGATCCGGTGTGGCAGCGCATCCGCGAGGAAGCCGGAGAGATCCTGGAGCGCGAGCCGGCACTCGCCGCCTTCGTCCTGGAAACGGTGCTCAATCACGATACGCTGGAAGAGGCGGTGTCGTTCCGCGTCGCCTCCAGGCTCGACCACAACGCGCTCGGCAGCCAGTTCATCGCCCATGAGTTCCGCGAGGCGCTGAAGGACCAGCCGGGCATCGGCGAGGCCTTCCGGGCCGATCTCGCCGCCGTCTACGAACGCGATCCAGCCTGCCACCGCTACATAGAGCCGCTGCTCTACTTCAAGGGCTTCCACGCGCTGCAGGCCTATCGGCTGGGCCACTGGCTGTGGACGACCGGCCGCCAGGACTATGCCGCCTATCTGCAGAGCCGGGTATCGTCGGCGTTCAGCATCGACATCCATCCCGGTGCCCGGATCGGGCGCGGCATCTTCATCGACCATGCCCACTCGATCGTCATCGGCGAGACCGCCGTCGTGGAGGACGCCGTGTCGATGCTGCACGACGTCACGCTCGGCGGCACCGGCAAGGAGTCCGGCGACCGCCATCCGAAGGTGCGCTTCGGCGTGCTGATCGGGGCAGGGGCCAAGATCCTCGGCAATATCGAGGTGGGCGCGTGCTCGCGTGTGGCCGCGGGCTCCGTGGTTCTCAAGGATGTGCCGCCGAAATCGACGGTTGCCGGCGTGCCGGCAAAGGTCGTCGGCAAGGCGGGGTGCTCGG
This is a stretch of genomic DNA from Microbaculum marinisediminis. It encodes these proteins:
- the cysE gene encoding serine O-acetyltransferase; its protein translation is MVSGSQRLERKLPIATCDPVWQRIREEAGEILEREPALAAFVLETVLNHDTLEEAVSFRVASRLDHNALGSQFIAHEFREALKDQPGIGEAFRADLAAVYERDPACHRYIEPLLYFKGFHALQAYRLGHWLWTTGRQDYAAYLQSRVSSAFSIDIHPGARIGRGIFIDHAHSIVIGETAVVEDAVSMLHDVTLGGTGKESGDRHPKVRFGVLIGAGAKILGNIEVGACSRVAAGSVVLKDVPPKSTVAGVPAKVVGKAGCSEPALSMDQMIDGRGDNG